From the genome of Amycolatopsis camponoti:
GAACGTGATCCGGTCCAGCTGCGGCGGCAGCCGCGGCGCGAACGCCAGCTTCCCGCCGTGGTCGCGCAGGCCGCCGAAACCGGCCACGGCGCCTTGCCACGCCCCGGCCAGCGACGCCATGTGCAGGCCGTTGCGCACGTTGTTGTGCACGTCGTGCAGGTCGGTCAGCGCGGCTTCGGCGAGGTAGTCGTAGGCCAGCTCGAGGTGCCCGACCTCGGCCGCGACCACCGACTGCGTCCCCGCCGAGAGCGACGAGTCCCGCACCGTGCGAGCCTCGTAGTAGGCGAAGTTGCGGGCCTTCTCTTCCGGGCTGAACGAGTCGCCGCACATGTACAGCGCCAGCACCAGGTCCGCCTGCTTCACGACCTGCTTGCGGTACAGGTCGAAGTACGGGAAGTGCAGCAGCAGCGGGTAGTGCGCGAGGTCCGTGTGCTCGTAGTCCCACTCGTCGTGGTCGAGGAAGCCCTCGGACTGCGGGTGCACGCCGAGCTCCGCGTCGTAGGGCAGGTACATCGCCGCGGCGGCCGCGCGCCAGCTGTCCAGCTCGACCGTGTCGACGCCGAAGTGCGCCGCCACGTCCGGGTGACGCTCACACGAATCCGCGGCGGCCATCAGGTTCCGGCGCGCCATCAGGTTCGTGTAGACGTTGTTGTCCGCCACGGCCGAGTACTCGTCGGGCCCGGTGACGCCGTCGATGCGGAAGTCGCCGTGCCGGTCGTGGTGCCCGAGCGACGCCCACAGCCGCGCGGTTTCCAGCAGCAGCTCGGTGCCGTAGTCGCGCTCGAACTCCTCGTCGCCGGTCGCGTTGAGGTACCGCAGGACGGCGTCGGCGATGTCCGCGCTGACGTGGAACGCAGCCGTGCCCGCCGGCCAGTACGCCGAGCACTCGGCGCCGTTGATCGAGCGCCACGGGAACGCCGCGCCGCGCAACCCCAGCTGGTGCGCGCGTTCCCGCGCTTTGTCCATTGTGGAGTGCCGCCAGCGCAGGGCGTCGCGCGCGGCGTCCGGCATCGTGTAGGTGAGCACCGGCAGGACGAACGACTCGGTGTCCCAGAAGGCGTGCCCGTCGTAGCCCGGGCCGGTCAGCCCCTTGCCCGCGATCGCGCGGCTTTCGCCGCGGGCCCCGGCCTGCAGGAGGTGGAACAGCGCGAAGCGGACGGCTTGCTGCAGCTCGGGGTCGCCCTCGATCTCGATGTCCGAGGTGGCCCAGAAGTCGTCGAGGAACTGGCGCTGCTCGGTGACCAGGCCCTTCCAGCCGGTCTGGCGCGCGCCCGCCAGCGCGGCCTCGACCTGGGACCGCAGCGCGGGGACCGAACGCTGCGCGGACCAGCCGTAGGCGAGGAACTTGGTGATGCGCAGCCGCCCGCCCTTCGGCACGTCGACCGCGACGGTGAGCCGCGCGAGGTCCTCCTCGGAGTGGATGCGGGCGCGGATCCCGTCGTCCACCTCGATCTTGTGGTCCATCGCCGCGGCCATCCGCAGCCCGGACCGGCGGGTCTGGTGCACCAGCACGGCGTTGTAGTCGGACGCGCGGTGGAACTCGCCCACCAGCGGCGAGTTCAGCGCGGCGGCCACCCGCGGGTCGCTGGTGTCGGACTCGATCGGCTCGTTGGCCAGCAGGTCGGACTGGACGACCAGCTGCAGGTCCTCGTCGAGCGGCTCGACCTCGTACCGGATCGCGGCGACCGCGCGCTGGGTGAAGGACACCAGCCGCTCGGTGCGCACGCGGACCCGCCGCCCGGTCGGCGACGACCACTCCGTGCTGCGGCACAGCGTGCCCTTGCGGAAGTCGAGCACCCGGTCGTGCTTGGTGGCGGCGCCGTAGCGCATGTCGAGCGGCTCGTCCTCGACGAGCAGCCGGATGATCTTGCCGTCGGTCACG
Proteins encoded in this window:
- a CDS encoding glycoside hydrolase family 65 protein; translated protein: MTEEEPRGYECAAWELRWRGMDVDALQRTESAFAVSNGHIGMRGTLEEAEPRGLPGTYLNGFYEQHELPYAEAGYGYPEEGQTVVNVTDGKIIRLLVEDEPLDMRYGAATKHDRVLDFRKGTLCRSTEWSSPTGRRVRVRTERLVSFTQRAVAAIRYEVEPLDEDLQLVVQSDLLANEPIESDTSDPRVAAALNSPLVGEFHRASDYNAVLVHQTRRSGLRMAAAMDHKIEVDDGIRARIHSEEDLARLTVAVDVPKGGRLRITKFLAYGWSAQRSVPALRSQVEAALAGARQTGWKGLVTEQRQFLDDFWATSDIEIEGDPELQQAVRFALFHLLQAGARGESRAIAGKGLTGPGYDGHAFWDTESFVLPVLTYTMPDAARDALRWRHSTMDKARERAHQLGLRGAAFPWRSINGAECSAYWPAGTAAFHVSADIADAVLRYLNATGDEEFERDYGTELLLETARLWASLGHHDRHGDFRIDGVTGPDEYSAVADNNVYTNLMARRNLMAAADSCERHPDVAAHFGVDTVELDSWRAAAAAMYLPYDAELGVHPQSEGFLDHDEWDYEHTDLAHYPLLLHFPYFDLYRKQVVKQADLVLALYMCGDSFSPEEKARNFAYYEARTVRDSSLSAGTQSVVAAEVGHLELAYDYLAEAALTDLHDVHNNVRNGLHMASLAGAWQGAVAGFGGLRDHGGKLAFAPRLPPQLDRITFRLMFRGTRFQVEVDRDQATYHVLDGDPIDVLHHGERVTVTAEPQRFTIPKIDAGDPPTQPPGRAPMRRDSEEARQYAEPANPITAEGR